A single genomic interval of Zunongwangia sp. HGR-M22 harbors:
- a CDS encoding polysaccharide pyruvyl transferase family protein produces the protein MKLIYYQKNKNFGDALNPYIFNKLIPNFFDEDPTSIFLGIGSILQFNFPKAQKKAVFSTGFAYGEVPKIDSTYDVFCVRGPITAKKIGVDPKLAITDGAALLRDFDFPIKQKKFKVSFMPHHQSDCYYDWKKICDRVGFNYINPLSPFLEVIDAIQSSQVIIAEAMHAAIVADTLRVPWIPLKMYPSINELKWNDWTSSLDMQYEANYIKAPYNLQTTSEKIATRFNIDNGVLLKGLSKAHFKYNELLKRDRFIGKFQKLAYAPQFLSNEKILDNKVEQLQEKVELFKSKYCSIHTL, from the coding sequence ATGAAATTAATTTACTACCAAAAGAATAAGAATTTTGGAGACGCGCTAAATCCGTACATCTTCAATAAATTGATCCCTAATTTTTTTGATGAGGATCCAACTTCAATTTTTTTAGGTATTGGCTCAATACTTCAGTTCAATTTCCCAAAAGCTCAAAAAAAAGCAGTATTTAGTACTGGTTTTGCTTATGGAGAGGTTCCTAAAATAGATTCAACATATGATGTATTTTGTGTAAGAGGTCCAATAACTGCAAAAAAAATTGGAGTAGACCCAAAATTAGCTATTACAGATGGTGCTGCTTTACTTAGAGATTTTGACTTTCCTATAAAGCAAAAGAAATTTAAAGTGTCATTTATGCCACATCATCAAAGCGATTGCTATTATGATTGGAAGAAGATTTGCGATCGTGTTGGGTTCAATTATATTAATCCTCTTTCTCCGTTTTTAGAGGTTATAGATGCCATACAGTCTTCGCAGGTTATCATAGCTGAAGCGATGCATGCAGCTATAGTTGCAGATACGCTAAGAGTTCCTTGGATACCTCTTAAAATGTATCCTTCTATTAATGAACTTAAATGGAACGACTGGACATCGTCTCTAGATATGCAATATGAAGCCAATTATATTAAAGCTCCTTACAATTTACAAACCACATCAGAAAAAATTGCAACGCGGTTTAATATTGATAATGGTGTATTGCTGAAAGGATTGTCTAAAGCACATTTCAAGTATAACGAATTGCTGAAGAGAGATCGTTTTATTGGAAAATTTCAAAAATTGGCCTATGCACCACAGTTCTTGAGTAATGAAAAAATCTTGGATAATAAAGTGGAGCAACTTCAGGAAAAAGTAGAATTGTTTAAAAGCAAATATTGTTCAATCCATACGTTGTGA
- a CDS encoding putative nucleotide-diphospho-sugar transferase: MKLEKIITLANAHVKIQFSAMERSLRATGCNLPIWVIPFNDDKFDLPNNSFWWEENQLIEWAKENNIFEMCRKYQCFFTQNYQYVDSDIIFIRNPEEVLKNYEGFISSCTHWNNPDHTYNAQTKQYFKSKSTIWQNSIFNAGQFACDKALYTLEGLKETSSGTFKETLLDKINIYKDQVAINLLVSLSNVKVTNLTLPPTNMQSTWAGDYVESNFEELYWRDEDHKPYIIHWAGVPKFLKLPVNKYFTKFLNPREYKEWLDYIAKEEQQNKNISLRNFKIKIHRFKKALESV, translated from the coding sequence ATGAAATTAGAAAAAATTATTACACTTGCCAACGCTCATGTAAAGATACAATTCTCTGCCATGGAACGTTCTTTAAGAGCAACAGGTTGCAATTTACCTATATGGGTTATTCCGTTTAATGACGACAAATTTGATCTTCCCAATAATTCTTTTTGGTGGGAAGAAAATCAGCTAATTGAATGGGCTAAGGAGAACAACATTTTTGAAATGTGCCGTAAATATCAGTGTTTTTTTACTCAAAACTATCAGTACGTTGATTCTGATATTATTTTTATTAGAAACCCGGAAGAAGTTTTAAAAAATTACGAAGGATTTATAAGCTCTTGTACGCATTGGAATAATCCAGATCATACTTATAATGCCCAAACAAAGCAATATTTTAAGTCTAAAAGTACCATTTGGCAAAATTCTATTTTTAATGCAGGTCAATTTGCTTGCGATAAAGCATTGTACACGCTAGAAGGTCTAAAAGAAACCTCTTCCGGAACATTTAAAGAAACATTATTAGATAAAATTAATATCTATAAAGATCAGGTAGCAATTAACCTTCTGGTAAGCTTATCGAATGTTAAAGTTACCAATCTCACGTTGCCTCCTACGAATATGCAGTCCACCTGGGCAGGAGACTATGTAGAGTCTAATTTTGAGGAACTTTACTGGAGAGATGAAGATCATAAACCTTACATCATACATTGGGCAGGTGTTCCCAAGTTTCTAAAATTACCGGTAAATAAATATTTTACAAAATTTCTCAACCCAAGAGAATATAAGGAATGGCTGGATTACATCGCCAAAGAAGAACAACAAAACAAGAATATTTCTCTCCGAAATTTTAAGATTAAAATTCACCGATTTAAAAAAGCGCTCGAAAGTGTTTAA
- a CDS encoding glycosyltransferase family 2 protein, whose translation MNNISVVIPTRHRNKNLEECLKLLSPEEQNYPAEAYEIIVSDDGNKSTAESLIQNKFSWVKWVKGPAKGPAANRNNGVKYSKFDWIAFTDDDCLPSKNWLKSFNEAIEANPEINVFEGKTEADRIKRRFNEVAPINAEGGLLWSCNLMVRKSYYLKLGGYCEDFKFELEDIEFRTRVQKDKQPIIFVPKAHVCHPWRIINNRYKVEYESVLIFLDKHPDHQKHYNLSTRLKIITMMSFSLFRDAFKFRFRGIDYALMDLLYEFKSAFVIHFKVVENQKQIRKTA comes from the coding sequence ATGAATAATATATCTGTAGTTATTCCAACACGACATCGCAATAAAAATTTAGAAGAATGCTTAAAATTGCTTTCACCAGAGGAGCAAAATTATCCAGCTGAAGCTTACGAAATAATTGTATCTGATGATGGAAACAAGAGTACGGCAGAATCTTTAATTCAAAATAAGTTTTCTTGGGTGAAATGGGTTAAGGGACCGGCCAAAGGTCCTGCGGCTAATAGGAATAATGGCGTGAAATATTCTAAATTTGATTGGATTGCATTTACCGATGATGATTGTCTACCCTCCAAAAACTGGTTAAAATCATTTAACGAGGCTATCGAAGCTAATCCAGAGATAAATGTTTTTGAAGGCAAAACCGAGGCCGATCGAATAAAAAGGCGCTTTAACGAAGTAGCTCCTATAAATGCAGAGGGTGGATTATTGTGGAGTTGCAACTTAATGGTTAGAAAATCCTATTATTTAAAGTTAGGAGGATATTGTGAAGATTTCAAATTTGAATTAGAAGATATAGAGTTTAGAACTCGTGTACAAAAAGATAAACAACCTATAATTTTTGTACCCAAAGCTCATGTATGTCATCCATGGCGTATTATTAACAATAGATACAAAGTGGAATATGAAAGTGTGCTTATTTTTCTTGATAAGCATCCCGATCACCAAAAGCATTATAATTTATCTACACGGTTAAAAATCATAACTATGATGAGTTTCAGCCTTTTTCGAGATGCATTTAAGTTTAGATTTCGAGGGATAGATTATGCCTTGATGGATTTATTATATGAATTTAAGAGCGCTTTTGTAATTCATTTTAAAGTTGTGGAAAATCAAAAGCAAATAAGAAAAACAGCTTAG
- a CDS encoding NAD-dependent epimerase/dehydratase family protein: MEKYCVFGGFGFIGQYIVNQLRSEGHRVVVIGSKMRNIEDYYHWGGLTYLKLEQIMEKVDGVINLAYASTPKTSFDDPITDIKDNLPSVINFLEWMSMFSVKRIVMVSTGGAIYGNTNENPISETAATNPISPYGITKLAVEKYAAMYYGHKKLPVITVRPGNAYGIGQSPFLGQGFIATATYSILEKKEMKIFGKNGTVRDYIHVKDVAEGIIAALKKGKIGETYNIGTGRGVTTKYVFDYISKVAAKAGYIVPKVKNAKLRPFDVRKNVLDSSKLKSDTGWHSQITLEDGIKEYWNHSLKDYNAKSIERVMWV; encoded by the coding sequence ATGGAAAAATATTGTGTTTTTGGCGGATTTGGATTTATCGGTCAGTATATAGTAAATCAATTAAGATCTGAAGGTCATCGAGTTGTTGTGATTGGTTCGAAAATGAGAAATATCGAAGACTATTATCATTGGGGTGGCTTAACCTATTTGAAACTAGAGCAAATAATGGAAAAAGTAGATGGTGTAATAAATCTGGCTTATGCATCTACACCAAAAACAAGCTTCGATGATCCTATAACAGATATTAAGGATAATTTACCTTCAGTAATAAACTTTCTTGAATGGATGAGCATGTTTTCTGTAAAAAGAATTGTAATGGTTTCCACTGGTGGTGCTATCTATGGAAATACGAATGAAAATCCAATATCTGAGACTGCGGCTACAAATCCTATTTCTCCCTACGGAATTACCAAACTTGCGGTAGAAAAATATGCAGCGATGTATTATGGTCATAAAAAATTACCTGTAATAACCGTGCGACCAGGTAATGCTTATGGTATTGGGCAATCGCCTTTCTTAGGACAGGGATTTATCGCTACCGCAACATATTCCATCTTAGAAAAAAAGGAGATGAAGATTTTTGGAAAAAATGGTACGGTAAGAGATTATATTCATGTTAAAGATGTAGCAGAAGGTATTATAGCCGCCCTGAAAAAAGGAAAGATAGGTGAAACTTATAATATTGGTACAGGCAGGGGAGTTACTACAAAATACGTATTCGATTATATTTCTAAGGTTGCCGCAAAAGCTGGTTATATAGTTCCTAAAGTGAAAAACGCAAAATTAAGACCTTTTGATGTTAGAAAAAATGTCCTAGATAGCTCTAAACTAAAAAGCGATACAGGATGGCATTCTCAAATAACATTGGAAGACGGGATAAAAGAATATTGGAATCATAGTCTAAAAGATTACAATGCCAAATCAATTGAAAGAGTAATGTGGGTTTAA
- a CDS encoding glycosyltransferase family protein, which produces MHCIRVIDPAKKIIIFLSSDNDIIRERKAYLNAFRKDYNIVCCLDYELNSVIECMEKQGEIFLILYPDPCEAIIPENILKLNYPTACFQIDTYDGTSARFNEAMLFDHAFIFHPKYDELLAEKGHPSVTLLPHAVETNLYPDFKADRAFDVGWVGRLDGSFYKIRKEQVEAISENFKTNDINKFYNQDELISIYTNSKIAINISRDDYMIDANLRCFEILAAGALLITKKPTELNEIGLVAGKHFVTYTTTEELLQKIKYYLENDKERNRIALQGYKQVNLYHDFSNRVEKIREAVHQNNSIKLAPAKKWTDIEINEVFFAYYAHRRKLTKAIKYGMLLLKSRYNKSFYVFKNLGRIVFLNVKFYTK; this is translated from the coding sequence ATGCATTGTATAAGAGTTATAGACCCGGCTAAGAAAATTATCATTTTCTTATCTTCAGATAATGATATTATCAGAGAGCGGAAGGCATATTTAAATGCTTTCAGAAAAGATTATAATATAGTCTGCTGTTTGGATTATGAATTAAACAGCGTTATTGAATGTATGGAGAAGCAGGGTGAGATTTTTTTAATTCTTTATCCAGATCCCTGTGAAGCAATTATTCCTGAAAATATTTTAAAGTTAAATTATCCAACCGCATGCTTTCAAATAGACACCTACGACGGTACTAGTGCAAGGTTTAACGAAGCAATGCTTTTTGATCATGCATTTATTTTCCATCCTAAGTATGATGAATTGCTCGCGGAGAAAGGTCATCCAAGTGTTACTTTATTACCACATGCGGTCGAGACGAATCTTTATCCAGATTTCAAAGCAGATAGAGCATTTGATGTAGGTTGGGTTGGTCGACTAGATGGTTCGTTTTATAAAATAAGAAAAGAACAGGTAGAAGCTATCAGCGAAAATTTTAAGACGAACGATATTAATAAATTTTATAATCAAGATGAACTAATATCGATTTACACCAATTCTAAGATTGCAATAAATATTTCTAGGGACGACTATATGATTGATGCTAATCTGAGATGTTTCGAGATTTTAGCCGCTGGAGCACTTTTAATAACTAAAAAGCCAACAGAATTAAATGAAATTGGTCTTGTAGCAGGAAAACATTTTGTAACCTATACAACTACAGAAGAGTTGCTGCAAAAGATCAAATACTATTTAGAAAATGACAAAGAAAGAAATCGAATTGCGTTGCAGGGCTATAAGCAGGTTAATCTGTACCACGATTTTTCAAACCGTGTTGAAAAGATAAGGGAAGCTGTTCATCAAAATAATAGCATCAAATTGGCTCCTGCCAAGAAATGGACAGATATAGAAATTAATGAAGTGTTTTTTGCTTATTACGCTCATCGCAGAAAATTAACTAAAGCAATTAAATACGGGATGCTATTGCTGAAATCTAGATATAATAAATCCTTCTATGTATTTAAAAACCTAGGTAGAATTGTGTTTTTAAACGTTAAATTTTATACCAAATAA
- a CDS encoding glycosyltransferase family 4 protein, with amino-acid sequence MKLTILHVADIKLDPFSGMGRIAYFWKKAFEEAGHEFIHLGKEEVKTNHPSQFPKQAYKLFRLKYAAKKPDVILAHEPVSGIFIGKNIPVALFSHGIEQREWNLRNKAYKQFHDPVSFKSKILFPVWRLVNCNKGLKKANLLLLSNKEDQSYGIQKYNRKFNDIVIFRNGVKEDFLANCITKEKNGECVIGFAATWIKRKGTGLITKVAKKLADQDINVKWLLFGTVFPKEDILKEFPTELHSKIDIVSTFNEYEEKSLYEKCDIFILPSFFEGQSLALLQGMASGLCCITSDNCAQLDLIQHRINGLLFKTGDFENLSDQIELAINNPKFRNKLGENARESVIDRKWNVVSKEVVRQIEQIA; translated from the coding sequence ATGAAACTAACAATACTACATGTAGCAGATATAAAATTGGATCCTTTTTCAGGGATGGGCAGAATTGCTTATTTCTGGAAGAAGGCTTTTGAAGAAGCCGGTCACGAATTTATTCATTTAGGAAAAGAAGAGGTTAAGACAAATCATCCATCGCAATTCCCTAAGCAAGCTTATAAACTTTTCAGGTTAAAGTATGCTGCTAAAAAACCTGATGTTATTTTAGCTCATGAGCCGGTATCAGGTATCTTTATTGGAAAAAATATTCCGGTAGCCCTTTTTAGTCATGGAATTGAGCAGCGAGAATGGAATTTAAGAAATAAGGCTTATAAACAGTTTCATGATCCAGTTAGTTTTAAGAGCAAGATATTATTTCCGGTGTGGCGATTAGTAAATTGTAATAAAGGGCTGAAAAAAGCTAATTTGTTACTTTTATCTAACAAGGAGGATCAGAGTTATGGGATCCAAAAATATAATAGAAAATTTAATGATATTGTCATTTTCAGAAATGGAGTAAAGGAAGATTTTCTTGCAAATTGTATAACGAAAGAAAAAAACGGAGAATGTGTTATAGGTTTTGCTGCGACCTGGATTAAAAGAAAGGGAACTGGATTAATTACAAAAGTGGCAAAAAAATTAGCAGACCAAGATATAAATGTGAAATGGTTATTATTTGGAACAGTTTTTCCAAAGGAAGATATTTTAAAAGAGTTTCCAACAGAACTGCATTCAAAGATCGATATCGTTTCAACTTTCAATGAATATGAAGAAAAAAGCTTATACGAAAAATGCGATATATTTATTCTTCCAAGTTTTTTTGAAGGTCAATCTTTGGCACTCTTACAAGGAATGGCTTCTGGGTTATGCTGTATCACTTCAGATAATTGTGCACAATTAGATTTAATTCAGCATCGAATAAACGGACTACTTTTTAAAACCGGAGATTTTGAAAATCTATCAGATCAAATAGAATTAGCGATCAACAATCCAAAATTCAGAAATAAATTGGGCGAAAATGCAAGGGAGAGCGTGATAGATAGGAAATGGAATGTTGTTTCTAAAGAAGTGGTAAGGCAAATTGAGCAAATAGCTTAG
- a CDS encoding acyltransferase, with protein sequence MKIGSKSVIKKAYFTWPHQVSIGENCICEDHVNFRYDGIWRPGPSIVIEDNVYIGSNSEFNICDHINIGKDVLIASGCKFIDHNHGYHRIDQKIRLQPPEVEAIKIEDDVWLGTNVVVLKGVTIGYGAIVAAGSVVTTSIPSMEIWGGIPAKKISSRNNEEFNNHMRLSGTF encoded by the coding sequence TTGAAAATAGGATCTAAGAGTGTAATAAAAAAAGCTTATTTCACTTGGCCACACCAAGTTAGTATAGGGGAAAATTGTATTTGTGAAGACCATGTGAATTTTAGATATGATGGGATATGGCGTCCAGGGCCTTCTATAGTTATTGAAGACAATGTTTATATTGGATCAAATTCAGAATTTAATATTTGTGATCATATAAATATAGGTAAAGATGTACTTATTGCATCTGGCTGTAAATTTATAGATCACAATCATGGATATCATCGCATAGATCAAAAAATTAGACTACAACCACCAGAGGTCGAGGCTATAAAAATTGAAGATGATGTTTGGCTGGGTACTAATGTTGTCGTGTTAAAAGGAGTTACCATTGGCTACGGAGCCATTGTAGCTGCTGGATCTGTGGTTACCACATCTATACCTTCAATGGAAATTTGGGGCGGAATCCCCGCAAAAAAAATTAGTAGTAGAAATAATGAAGAGTTTAATAATCACATGCGGCTGTCTGGAACCTTCTAA
- a CDS encoding glycosyltransferase family 4 protein — protein MKIIVSHPNSNQFNRWALDGLLDKNMLQEFNTSVASFPGSFLDKLSNVKTFSEIKRRSFVSNLQPFTKCSPWLETGRIVSGKFGFQSLVKHETGIFSVDSVYRDIDFKTKSRLKKAKFNGAKGVYAYEDGALNTFLEAKKLGLTCFYDLPIGYWKHARKLLEKEHERSPEWVATLTGLQDSPKKMAKKDRELQLADKIFVASTFTKNSLIDFGGILSNVKVVPYGFPNPTTKRSYSNIKRRNKLKLLFVGRLEQRKGIGDVVKVADALKNHVSLTIVGQKPTQDCEALNSAVKRHHWISSIPHAKVLELMKEHDVLLFPSLFEGFGMVITEAMSQGTPVITTERTAGPDLIEHGENGWLMKAGSTVSLKNCVEEILENKEIIAQVGKNALESAFNRPWKKYGEELAQAMRDHF, from the coding sequence ATGAAAATAATTGTTTCTCATCCCAATAGTAATCAGTTTAATCGTTGGGCGTTAGACGGTTTATTAGATAAAAATATGCTGCAAGAGTTTAATACTTCGGTAGCATCATTTCCGGGTAGTTTTTTAGATAAACTTTCTAACGTTAAAACATTTTCAGAAATAAAAAGAAGAAGCTTTGTTTCTAATTTACAACCTTTCACAAAATGTTCTCCCTGGTTAGAAACCGGTAGAATCGTTTCTGGTAAGTTTGGTTTTCAATCTTTGGTTAAACACGAAACAGGAATTTTTTCTGTAGATTCGGTATACCGAGATATTGATTTTAAAACAAAATCAAGACTTAAAAAAGCAAAATTTAACGGAGCAAAAGGGGTTTATGCTTACGAAGATGGCGCGCTTAATACATTTTTAGAAGCCAAAAAGCTGGGACTTACTTGTTTTTACGATTTGCCTATTGGCTATTGGAAACATGCCAGAAAGTTATTGGAGAAAGAACATGAAAGATCTCCTGAGTGGGTAGCTACGCTTACCGGCTTACAAGATTCTCCTAAAAAAATGGCAAAAAAAGATAGAGAATTACAATTAGCAGATAAAATTTTTGTGGCAAGTACTTTTACGAAAAACAGCCTTATAGATTTCGGCGGAATTCTTAGCAATGTAAAGGTTGTTCCCTATGGTTTTCCAAACCCTACCACCAAACGAAGCTATTCAAATATTAAAAGAAGAAATAAGTTGAAATTACTTTTTGTAGGAAGGCTAGAGCAGCGAAAAGGTATTGGAGATGTTGTTAAGGTAGCAGATGCCTTAAAGAATCATGTAAGCCTAACTATTGTTGGGCAAAAACCAACACAAGATTGTGAAGCTTTAAATTCAGCCGTAAAAAGACATCATTGGATTTCTAGTATCCCTCATGCAAAAGTTCTTGAACTTATGAAAGAGCACGACGTTCTTTTATTTCCTTCTTTGTTTGAAGGTTTTGGTATGGTGATAACTGAAGCAATGTCGCAGGGTACACCGGTAATTACTACCGAAAGGACTGCCGGGCCAGATTTGATTGAACACGGAGAAAATGGCTGGTTAATGAAGGCGGGTTCTACAGTGAGTTTAAAAAATTGTGTTGAAGAAATTCTGGAAAACAAAGAAATTATAGCGCAGGTAGGAAAAAATGCCTTAGAATCGGCATTTAACAGACCATGGAAAAAATATGGAGAAGAACTTGCTCAGGCAATGAGAGATCACTTTTAA
- a CDS encoding glycosyltransferase family 4 protein: MKLIFYSHPNFLGHQSMPRFTQMLAKGMAKRGHDVEIWYPSAVFAGLSKKATLKKYLGYIDQLLIFPLQAKKKIRKKDEGLHVLTDHALGPWMNFLKDRKHVVHCHDFIAQKAAKDGIEGFKVGRLGKVYQAIIKNGFTKARNFIAVSETTRKDLHKIVPIENSATKVVYNGLNQDFNPTNSVNEIRYYLSKLLNQNLSEGFIFHIGNNEWYKNRVGVIKLYDYWRTNYDHNLPLVMVGPKPTEEQSFLTEKSFFSNDILFFNDVEDKLVKQLYAAATFLLFPSYTEGFGWPIAEAMASGCPVITTGEAPMTEVGAEAAFYIPKRSTKDQNRWFDLGAKTIEKVISLSSEDRKEIISKGIENAKRFDSEIALDSIEVLYQSYYLENHENTSHC; encoded by the coding sequence ATGAAACTCATATTTTATTCACACCCCAATTTTTTGGGGCATCAAAGTATGCCCAGATTTACCCAGATGTTGGCAAAAGGAATGGCTAAACGTGGACACGATGTAGAAATTTGGTATCCTTCTGCAGTATTCGCAGGTTTATCAAAAAAAGCTACTCTAAAAAAGTACTTGGGATATATAGACCAATTACTGATTTTTCCTTTACAGGCTAAAAAAAAAATAAGAAAAAAGGATGAAGGCTTACATGTATTAACCGATCATGCTCTGGGACCATGGATGAATTTTTTGAAAGATCGTAAGCACGTAGTTCATTGTCATGATTTTATAGCTCAAAAAGCAGCAAAGGACGGGATCGAAGGTTTTAAAGTTGGTAGATTAGGTAAAGTGTATCAAGCAATTATTAAAAATGGATTTACTAAAGCCAGAAATTTTATAGCTGTTTCTGAAACAACTAGAAAGGATCTACATAAGATAGTTCCTATTGAAAACTCTGCAACTAAAGTAGTTTATAATGGTTTGAATCAGGATTTTAATCCAACTAATTCGGTTAATGAAATTCGATATTATTTAAGCAAATTATTAAATCAGAATTTATCAGAAGGTTTTATTTTCCACATAGGAAATAACGAATGGTATAAGAATAGAGTAGGTGTAATTAAATTATACGATTATTGGCGTACTAATTATGATCATAATTTACCCCTAGTAATGGTTGGCCCAAAACCAACGGAGGAACAATCTTTTTTAACTGAAAAATCTTTTTTTTCGAACGATATATTGTTTTTTAATGATGTTGAAGATAAGCTGGTTAAGCAATTGTATGCGGCAGCTACGTTTCTTTTATTTCCATCTTATACAGAGGGATTTGGCTGGCCAATTGCCGAAGCTATGGCTTCAGGTTGTCCCGTAATAACAACCGGCGAAGCACCTATGACCGAAGTAGGGGCAGAAGCCGCTTTTTATATTCCGAAGCGATCAACTAAAGATCAAAATAGATGGTTTGATCTTGGAGCAAAAACGATCGAAAAAGTTATTTCTTTAAGTTCAGAAGATCGAAAAGAAATAATTTCAAAAGGTATCGAAAATGCTAAGCGATTTGATAGTGAAATTGCCTTGGATTCGATAGAAGTTTTATACCAATCTTATTATTTAGAAAATCATGAGAATACTTCACATTGTTGA
- a CDS encoding glycosyltransferase has product MRILHIVDRMDPKAGGVCQAIRMIIESLKHRNVESDVVSVDDPKMKFQDDFKILAFGPAENPWQYSKKLLPWLICNLGNYDTVIIHGLWQYYSFATYKALKERNGEKPSVFVMPHGMLDPYFQNAPDRKLKAIRNKIYWQIIERHVINGCDALLFTCKTELDLAKLPFKPYKPKIEKVIGLGIKAPPRCTTSMVNAFYDKTGLTNSDDFLLFLGRINRKKGLDLLVKAFLQLLDNIQMPKLVIAGPGIDSDFGLEIINLIKTRPEFKSHFIFPGMLTGDLKWGAFYACEAFILPSHQENFGIATVEALACRKPVLISNQVNIHNEIVAFEAGLVEEDNLEGVLNLLSKWMIISSKNKERMTYNAEKCFKELFQYQSIAEKIIELNNSMNEKYFEYSVEG; this is encoded by the coding sequence ATGAGAATACTTCACATTGTTGATCGTATGGATCCCAAAGCTGGAGGTGTATGCCAGGCCATAAGGATGATTATAGAATCTTTAAAGCATAGAAATGTTGAAAGTGATGTTGTTTCGGTAGACGACCCAAAAATGAAGTTTCAAGATGATTTTAAAATTTTGGCTTTTGGTCCTGCAGAAAATCCATGGCAATATTCCAAAAAACTATTACCATGGTTAATATGTAATCTTGGGAATTACGATACAGTGATTATACATGGCTTATGGCAATATTACAGTTTTGCAACTTATAAAGCATTAAAAGAAAGAAATGGTGAAAAACCATCAGTATTTGTAATGCCTCACGGGATGTTAGATCCTTATTTTCAAAATGCTCCAGATAGAAAGTTAAAAGCAATTAGAAATAAAATTTATTGGCAAATCATTGAAAGGCATGTGATAAATGGATGCGATGCGCTATTATTTACTTGCAAAACAGAATTAGATCTCGCAAAATTACCGTTTAAACCCTATAAGCCTAAAATTGAAAAAGTTATTGGTTTAGGTATAAAGGCACCTCCGAGGTGTACAACCTCAATGGTTAATGCGTTTTACGATAAAACAGGACTAACTAATTCTGATGATTTTTTACTTTTTCTAGGCCGTATAAATAGAAAAAAGGGACTCGATTTACTTGTTAAAGCCTTTTTACAATTACTGGACAACATACAAATGCCAAAATTAGTCATTGCAGGACCGGGAATCGATTCTGATTTCGGATTAGAAATTATCAATCTAATTAAGACTAGGCCAGAATTTAAGTCTCATTTTATTTTTCCAGGCATGCTAACTGGCGATTTAAAATGGGGTGCGTTTTATGCTTGCGAAGCTTTTATATTGCCAAGTCATCAAGAAAATTTTGGTATTGCAACGGTAGAAGCTCTTGCTTGTCGTAAGCCTGTTTTGATTTCAAATCAGGTTAATATTCATAACGAAATAGTTGCTTTTGAAGCAGGTTTGGTAGAAGAAGATAACCTTGAAGGCGTTTTGAATTTGCTTTCAAAATGGATGATAATTTCGAGTAAAAATAAAGAAAGGATGACATATAATGCTGAAAAATGTTTTAAAGAATTATTTCAGTATCAATCTATAGCAGAGAAAATTATAGAACTAAATAATTCTATGAATGAAAAATACTTCGAATATTCAGTCGAGGGTTAG
- a CDS encoding WcaF family extracellular polysaccharide biosynthesis acetyltransferase produces MKNTSNIQSRVRLADFDAKLGLDRGASKFKEIIWYFIKITIFLSAIPCPSSLKVFLLRAFGAQVGTNITLKPRVNIHFPWKLEIGDHVWIGEESCLLNFEKLVIGNNVCISQRSFLCGGNHDYRIPSMPYRNGPIYLNNGCWIGACSFIGPNVSIGTDAVITAGSVITSNIKPNIVCRKTNLDFEKPRWNQEILNKV; encoded by the coding sequence ATGAAAAATACTTCGAATATTCAGTCGAGGGTTAGACTTGCGGATTTCGATGCAAAATTAGGTTTGGATAGAGGCGCTAGTAAGTTCAAAGAAATAATTTGGTATTTTATTAAAATTACCATTTTTCTATCCGCTATTCCTTGCCCTTCAAGTTTAAAAGTTTTCCTATTAAGAGCTTTTGGAGCTCAAGTTGGCACCAATATTACTTTAAAACCGAGAGTGAATATTCATTTTCCCTGGAAATTAGAAATAGGTGATCATGTTTGGATAGGTGAAGAAAGTTGTCTTTTAAACTTTGAAAAACTGGTAATAGGTAATAATGTTTGTATTTCACAACGCTCTTTTTTATGTGGTGGAAATCATGATTATAGAATACCATCAATGCCTTATCGCAATGGTCCTATTTATTTAAATAATGGATGTTGGATTGGCGCTTGTAGTTTTATAGGTCCTAATGTATCTATTGGTACAGATGCGGTTATTACGGCAGGATCTGTTATTACCTCGAATATTAAACCAAATATAGTGTGTAGAAAAACAAATTTGGATTTCGAAAAACCTCGATGGAATCAAGAAATATTGAATAAAGTTTAA